A genomic segment from Lignipirellula cremea encodes:
- a CDS encoding ATP-dependent helicase: MIEKDIYSSLTAPQLAAVQHVDGPLLMLAGPGSGKTRAVTHRIAHLIAQGIPPQQILALTFTNKAADEMRARLQLLAPHRPVWMGTFHRFCARLLRRYASLAGLQENYSIYDTDDSGKTLKRTLAEAEVDLTWTRPERIANAISWAKNELITPDRYQPKAGDPLGKVVSEVYPAYQQALLASNAVDFDDLLLHVAVMLRENPELRSTLDERYRYIMVDEYQDTNFAQYAIVRALSIDYPNLAVTGDPDQSIYGWRGASLRNILDFEKDFDNVAVVRLEQNYRSTKAILRVAHELISHNTQRKEKDLFTDNPEGEPVALVEYPTHRDEAAQIAHQIAHDITHKGLRPRDVAVFYRVNALSRTVEQAMVEAGVPFQIVNGHAFYQRKEIKDVLAYLQLLNNPQDDGALLRVINTPPRGIGKTTLNHLAEHARRHGLTRLEAARECGLIESIKARSRTAIKKFVELIDRLISQAAEPVEAILGHVLTESGYQDALKGSPLEEDQERLANIEELLTAAREFDAQHEGGLEAYLEQASLVADTDAFETEVDKVTLMTLHAAKGLEFAHVYLIALEEGLLPHERSRDSPSGMEEERRLLFVGITRAQERLQISYAMNRNFRGTQWPTVPSSFLMELPRGELKRTESARPRYNEFSQEPEYAEEAWVEESIDYAEEHVDEYVQEDPEEQAEREKKPSQDRPKINLNSFLMTGADLLEQQKKRAENALRFKPGMLVEHAEHGLGVIVALSGGDRNRVATIEFEDEDKQRKFRLSHTDLTLAPKK; the protein is encoded by the coding sequence TTGATCGAAAAAGATATTTACTCCTCGCTGACCGCCCCGCAACTGGCCGCCGTGCAGCATGTGGACGGGCCGCTGTTGATGCTGGCCGGCCCCGGCTCCGGCAAAACGCGGGCCGTAACGCACCGGATCGCCCACCTAATTGCTCAGGGGATCCCGCCGCAGCAGATCCTGGCGCTTACGTTCACCAACAAAGCCGCCGACGAAATGCGGGCCCGGCTGCAGCTGCTGGCTCCCCATCGTCCGGTCTGGATGGGCACGTTCCATCGCTTCTGCGCCCGGCTGCTCCGGCGGTATGCATCGCTGGCGGGACTGCAGGAAAACTACTCCATCTACGATACCGACGACAGTGGCAAAACACTTAAACGCACGCTGGCGGAGGCCGAAGTCGATCTCACCTGGACGCGGCCGGAACGGATCGCCAATGCGATCAGCTGGGCCAAAAACGAACTGATCACGCCGGACCGCTACCAGCCGAAAGCAGGCGATCCGCTGGGCAAGGTCGTCTCCGAAGTTTACCCGGCCTACCAGCAGGCCCTGCTGGCATCCAACGCGGTCGACTTTGACGATCTGCTGCTGCATGTGGCCGTCATGCTGCGCGAAAATCCAGAACTGCGCTCGACGCTGGATGAGCGCTATCGCTACATCATGGTCGATGAGTACCAGGACACCAACTTCGCCCAGTATGCAATCGTCAGGGCGTTATCCATCGACTATCCCAACCTGGCCGTCACCGGCGATCCGGACCAGTCCATCTACGGCTGGCGGGGCGCCAGCCTGCGGAACATTCTCGACTTTGAAAAGGACTTCGATAACGTCGCCGTGGTCCGGCTGGAGCAAAACTACCGCAGCACCAAGGCGATCCTGCGCGTCGCCCATGAGCTGATCTCGCACAACACGCAGCGGAAAGAAAAGGACCTGTTCACCGACAACCCAGAAGGCGAACCGGTCGCGCTGGTCGAGTACCCCACGCACCGCGACGAAGCAGCCCAGATTGCCCATCAGATCGCCCACGACATCACCCACAAGGGACTGCGTCCCCGCGATGTGGCCGTGTTCTATCGGGTGAACGCCCTGTCCCGCACGGTTGAACAGGCGATGGTCGAGGCGGGCGTCCCCTTTCAGATTGTGAACGGGCACGCCTTTTACCAGCGGAAGGAAATCAAAGATGTGCTGGCCTATCTGCAGTTGCTGAACAACCCGCAGGACGACGGCGCTCTGCTCCGCGTTATCAATACGCCTCCCCGCGGCATTGGTAAAACGACATTGAATCATCTGGCCGAACATGCTCGGCGCCACGGTTTGACACGACTGGAGGCGGCCCGCGAATGCGGCCTGATCGAATCGATCAAAGCCCGCAGCCGCACCGCCATTAAAAAGTTTGTCGAGTTGATCGACCGCCTGATCAGCCAGGCCGCCGAACCGGTGGAAGCGATCCTGGGCCATGTGCTGACCGAGTCCGGCTACCAGGACGCCCTCAAAGGCTCCCCGCTGGAAGAAGACCAGGAACGGCTGGCGAACATTGAAGAGTTGTTGACGGCCGCCCGGGAGTTCGACGCCCAGCACGAAGGCGGACTGGAAGCGTACCTGGAACAGGCGTCGCTCGTCGCGGACACCGACGCCTTTGAAACCGAGGTCGACAAGGTCACGCTGATGACGCTGCATGCGGCCAAGGGGCTGGAGTTCGCCCATGTGTATCTGATCGCCCTCGAAGAAGGCCTGCTGCCGCACGAACGCAGCCGCGACAGTCCTTCCGGCATGGAGGAAGAACGGCGCCTGCTGTTTGTCGGCATCACCCGCGCGCAGGAGCGGCTGCAGATCAGCTACGCCATGAACCGCAACTTCCGCGGCACGCAATGGCCGACCGTGCCCAGCAGCTTTCTCATGGAACTGCCTCGCGGCGAGCTGAAACGGACCGAGTCGGCCCGTCCCCGCTACAACGAGTTCAGCCAGGAGCCGGAATACGCCGAAGAAGCCTGGGTCGAAGAATCGATCGACTACGCGGAAGAGCACGTCGACGAATACGTCCAGGAGGACCCGGAAGAACAGGCTGAACGGGAAAAGAAGCCGTCCCAGGACCGCCCGAAAATCAACCTCAACTCCTTTCTCATGACGGGCGCCGACCTGCTGGAGCAGCAGAAAAAGCGGGCCGAGAACGCCCTTCGGTTCAAGCCGGGCATGCTGGTGGAGCACGCCGAGCATGGGCTGGGGGTGATCGTTGCGCTGAGCGGGGGCGACCGCAATCGGGTCGCCACGATCGAGTTCGAAGACGAAGACAAGCAGCGCAAGTTCCGGCTGTCCCACACCGATCTGACGCTGGCGCCGAAGAAGTAA
- the sthA gene encoding Si-specific NAD(P)(+) transhydrogenase — protein MSVHSHRYDMVVIGSGPGGEGAAMQASKMAKTVAVVEQSKQIGGGCTHRGTIPSKALRHAIFQMTSMMNNKLFRDNFASANLSFPELRRSAAAVIEKQVDMRVGFYERNDVDLYHGHARFLNAQTVEVCSADGGRRELTADVFIIASGSRPFRPPNIDFRHPRVFDSDTVLDLSYTPRSVTLYGAGVIGCEYASMFRNLGAKVNLINTRQKLLEFLDDEIIDALSYHLRERGVLIRHGENFDHVEYADDGVVLHLASGKQIKTDILFWAAGRSGNTDEMRLPEIGLEPNNRGNLNVNPDFQTTLPHVYAVGDVIGVPALASAAYVQGRYAAQHAFEGAAERTLIHEIPSGIYTSPEISSLGKNERELTSAGVPYEVGHSIFRSLARAQITGQTVGMLKILFHRETLQLLGIHCFGANASEIIHIGQAIMAQPGEQNSLRYFVNATFNYPTMAEAYRVAALNGLNRLF, from the coding sequence ATGAGTGTGCATAGTCACAGATATGACATGGTCGTAATCGGATCGGGTCCCGGTGGAGAAGGGGCCGCGATGCAAGCCAGCAAGATGGCGAAAACGGTCGCCGTGGTGGAGCAATCCAAACAGATCGGCGGCGGCTGCACTCACCGCGGCACCATTCCCAGCAAAGCTCTGCGGCACGCCATTTTTCAAATGACGAGCATGATGAACAACAAGCTGTTTCGCGATAACTTCGCGTCAGCCAACCTGAGCTTTCCGGAACTGCGACGCTCGGCTGCGGCCGTGATTGAAAAACAGGTCGACATGCGGGTCGGCTTCTACGAACGAAACGATGTCGATCTGTACCATGGGCACGCCCGCTTCCTGAACGCCCAGACCGTCGAAGTTTGCAGCGCCGACGGCGGCCGGCGGGAACTGACGGCCGACGTGTTCATTATCGCCAGCGGTTCGCGGCCGTTTCGTCCGCCGAATATCGACTTTCGTCATCCCCGGGTGTTCGACAGCGACACCGTGCTGGACCTGTCTTACACGCCGCGGTCGGTCACCCTGTACGGCGCTGGCGTGATCGGTTGCGAGTACGCTTCGATGTTCCGCAACCTGGGCGCCAAGGTCAATCTGATCAACACCCGGCAGAAGTTGCTGGAGTTTCTCGACGACGAAATCATCGACGCCCTGAGCTACCACCTGCGTGAACGCGGCGTATTGATCCGGCACGGCGAGAATTTCGACCATGTGGAATACGCAGACGACGGCGTGGTGCTGCACCTGGCGTCGGGCAAGCAGATCAAAACCGACATTCTTTTCTGGGCGGCCGGACGCTCCGGCAACACCGATGAAATGCGTCTGCCCGAGATCGGCCTGGAGCCGAACAATCGCGGCAACCTGAACGTCAACCCCGACTTCCAGACGACCCTGCCGCACGTTTACGCCGTGGGCGACGTGATTGGCGTGCCGGCCCTGGCCAGCGCCGCCTATGTGCAGGGGCGTTACGCGGCCCAGCATGCTTTTGAAGGCGCGGCCGAACGCACGCTCATCCATGAGATTCCGTCCGGTATTTACACCAGCCCGGAGATCAGCTCGCTGGGAAAGAACGAGCGGGAGCTGACTTCCGCGGGCGTGCCTTACGAGGTGGGCCATTCGATCTTCCGCAGCCTGGCAAGAGCCCAGATCACGGGCCAGACGGTCGGCATGCTGAAGATTCTGTTCCACCGCGAAACGCTGCAGCTGCTGGGCATCCATTGCTTTGGAGCGAACGCCTCGGAAATTATCCATATCGGCCAGGCGATCATGGCGCAGCCGGGCGAGCAGAACTCGTTGCGGTATTTTGTTAACGCCACGTTCAACTACCCGACCATGGCGGAAGCCTACCGCGTGGCCGCCCTGAACGGGCTGAATCGACTGTTCTAA